The following coding sequences lie in one Phyllopteryx taeniolatus isolate TA_2022b chromosome 4, UOR_Ptae_1.2, whole genome shotgun sequence genomic window:
- the LOC133476749 gene encoding E3 ubiquitin-protein ligase RBBP6-like isoform X4, with amino-acid sequence MSCVHYKFSSKLDYNTVTFDGLHITLSELKRQIMSRERLKATDCDLQITNAQTREEYTDDEAHIPKHSSVIVRRTPIGGVKPAGRTFIVDRSDTSVAGSSRPVCNKNKQKNSKHTQKTTLTPPLTPLPSSFLATCCQLRHVHFMLTVLHVIGCLLGSGRAS; translated from the exons ATGTCGTGTGTTCACTACAAGTTCTCCTCCAAACTGGACTACAACACGGTCACGTTCGATGGGCTGCACATCACCCTGAGTGAGCTCAAGCGGCAGATCATGTCCAGGGAGCGCCTCAAGGCCACAGACTGCGACCTGCAGATAACCAACGCGCAGACGCGAGAAG AATACACGGATGATGAAGCCCACATCCCCAAGCATTCGTCTGTGATCGTCCGCAGAACGCCGATTGGTGGCGTCAAACCGGCTGGCAGGACGTTCATTGT AGATCGTTCTGACACGTCTGTGGCGGGATCGTCGAGACCCGTatgtaacaaaaacaagcaaaaaaacagcaaacacacccaaaaaacaacactcaCGCCTCCTCTCACTCCTCTACCCTCTTCCTTCTTGGCGACATGCTGTCAATTGCGTCATGTCCATTTTATGTTGACAGTTCTACATGTGATTGGCTGTCTCCTGGGGAGTGGGAGGGCGTCATAA
- the LOC133476749 gene encoding E3 ubiquitin-protein ligase RBBP6-like isoform X1 translates to MSCVHYKFSSKLDYNTVTFDGLHITLSELKRQIMSRERLKATDCDLQITNAQTREEYTDDEAHIPKHSSVIVRRTPIGGVKPAGRTFIVDRSDTSVAGSSRPTDSSPSMSLAQLTKTANLVDANASEEDKIKAMMTQSNHEYDPIHYSKKAVGPPPAHYLCFRCGKTGHYIRQCPMLLVQDKSVEAPKQVRTSKGIPQSFMVKAEPGTKGAMLTSTGEYAIPAIDAEAYAQGKKERPPFVPHDQSSSEDESDPIPDELLCPICNDLMTDAVVIPCCGNSYCDECIRTTLLDSEEHICFTCKQSDVSPDNLIANKFLRQAVNNFKNETGYTKHGRKQIQPSAPPPPRLHLLNRPLQSRQQDPLMANISHPPPPVLPHAAATTSVAVPQDRTPPAAPPATNTPTPTPSPPPHADVTEERKEASPVPPPVVDHGSPRVSASQDEPPPPGESDPPPPIVIQGPTKNTESRSQAYNLPLISAPSSSRPPLLSGPHSRPQQPHRDRGGRHWERSYRTRGEPSSTHLQTAQLPLSTPSMYVSPSLYPPPPQPYPPLYPTGPGLLPPPTLGYHPQPMFHPGPPGVNPPWGAPGGQPPLLTLPSSLSQPSLSKEDFYRQRHHRQDNITSKLDEFTKDFHKELMKYRNAPKRQRPSYSRSRSYSRSPISRSYTRSRSRSRSRSRSYSYTPSRSRSRSRSHGRPYPRSPYSRRNGRSYGRSRSRSRSRSRSYGYRRSGSPPSFRAAAWEGAEGAPPFRSRSHSRSPGGFRNRSPGGRKPPPRELPPYDLKTLSPGSHERWERDSYRQWEREYREWYNKYYKDYENQHQVLYHRGRGSRERERERERVSPLHREYSPQGRGRRGRDEKVPPTHNPPSSSSTKTNAKLLKTKKVKKRRAGEDGEQSHHSVDRGDATPVRDEPMDDILSPNKTPPISSKPASSTSSSKAPASKITTAPAKASVKSMSKTDKAKKEKGQKVKPKAKTDASKVKSDKVKKKTGESVVTKKKEPSSAVATKTSKTTKPKPEESHNSIAPKKEKSKGCSVRPPLLKTPPLFSQGLPLPHPSLHESLRPGNDNRGRRDAPHGGGLIPLPHQQVLPYLHRPPLRLGEEGRSLLGSPPGKLRRLDGPGIGIEVFSHLHDTHQSALQRFSHAPDRPGLLPVLVGREILWADKDRGAIRPLMDLPVKPVTQRSIPLNRDLGKKDNPTSDRSSSDTDKTTADRFGAANNPDADRPAGNSEGVDAKERSSSSDGGVSREKAGEKSLVSDKDADRNSGVDRERESNWRMDRERERGSDRGREKVLRSDRDREKALGSDRDQEKTSGSDRDRERTTGSDRDRERGSDRDRDREKTSDRERGSDRERAKGSNRDREKGSDRDRAKASSSDRDRAKASDREREKATTSDRDREKASGSDRDRTVVSEKERDRASGSSSKKVSAVKDADVGEKLQKTEHKNAGSAASRSVCLDKMTIAEKLAIGKKQGHNQEKPSNSSKEAMEKAAKSDRSVSKERAAKTASTGKKPDPTPKEGKDGETKTARTKPKISRKVLSSQPASAASRPTQEPKLNSGEEEKKRDSSATLNQMIQSSPKSAGEELLIQVPPRSKWEREDDEEEDEQLAAVVATPQEIPKEPSPVPKKTEATWIDKKALAKEEKKRVPKDESKASKPTKVKIVRDERKASRGERGSKAEVREGKERGSPGKEEKNVSCPEPRRQRLCSDLARETDEASFVPDYSEGDEASDSSPTASQRSNSNRSDSPSAASASTGAAATGDRKKKKKHKKHKKHKKHKKHKVAEKEGGEHKDHKHKHKKKKHKKSKDKDTEEGKAEEEEPQGVAGAQISKP, encoded by the exons ATGTCGTGTGTTCACTACAAGTTCTCCTCCAAACTGGACTACAACACGGTCACGTTCGATGGGCTGCACATCACCCTGAGTGAGCTCAAGCGGCAGATCATGTCCAGGGAGCGCCTCAAGGCCACAGACTGCGACCTGCAGATAACCAACGCGCAGACGCGAGAAG AATACACGGATGATGAAGCCCACATCCCCAAGCATTCGTCTGTGATCGTCCGCAGAACGCCGATTGGTGGCGTCAAACCGGCTGGCAGGACGTTCATTGT AGATCGTTCTGACACGTCTGTGGCGGGATCGTCGAGACCC ACCGACTCCTCACCATCTATGTCTCTCGCCCAGCTCACCAAG acCGCTAACCTGGTTGATGCGAATGCATCCGAGGAGGACAAGATTAAAGCCATGATGACTCAGTCCAACCACGAATACGACCCTATTCA TTACTCAAAGAAGGCAGTCGGACCGCCGCCGGCTCACTACCTCTGTTTCCGTTGCGGAAAAACTGGTCACTACATTCGGCAGTGTCCTATGCTCCTG GTCCAGGATAAGAGTGTGGAGGCTCCCAAGCAGGTGAGAACCAGCAAGGGGATTCCTCAGAGTTTCATGGTGAAAGCAGAACCGGGCACCAAAGGAGCCATGTTGACCAGCACTGGAGAATACGCCATCCCGGCCATTGACGC GGAGGCGTATGCGCAGGGAAAAAAGGAGCGTCCGCCGTTCGTTCCGCATGACCAGTCGTCCTCTGAGGACGAATCCGATCCCATTCCCGACGAGCTGCTGTGCCCCATCTGCAATGATCTGATGACAGATGCTGTGGTCATTCCGTGCTGCGGGAACAGTTACTGTGACGAAT gtaTCCGAACAACCTTGTTGGACTCTGAGGAACATATTTGCTTCACATGCAAACAATCAGATGTTTCGCCCGACAACCTCATTGCCAACAAGTTCCTTCGACAG GCTGTGAACAACTTCAAGAATGAAACCGGCTACACGAAACACGGGCGCAAACAAATCCAACCttcagctcctcctcctccacggcTTCACCTCCTCAACAGGCCTCTGCAGTCCAGGCAGCAGGACCCCCTGATGGCCAACATTTCCCACCCACCACCTCCTGTTCTTCCTCACGCTGCCGCTACCACGAGTGTGGCTGTCCCTCAGGATCGTACCCCGCCCGCGGCACCCCCCGCCACTAACACCCCCACCCCTACGCCTTCGCCGCCCCCtcacgctgacgtcactgaGGAAAGGAAAGAAGCATCGCCGGTTCCACCACCGGTCGTTGATCACGGTTCTCCTCGGGTCTCCGCCAGTCAGGACGAGCCACCCCCGCCAGG CGAGTCGGACCCGCCTCCACCCATTGTGATTCAAGGCCCAACTAAAAACACGGAAAGCAGATCACAG GCTTACAATTTGCCTCTCATCAGTGCACCTTCATCCTCGAGGCCTCCTCTTCTGTCAG GTCCACATTCCCGGCCCCAGCAACCTCACAGggacagggggggaagacactGGGAAAG gTCCTACAGAACCAGAGGCGAGCCCTCCTCCACCCACCTCCAGACGGCCCAGCTCCCTCTTTCCACGCCTTCCATGTACGTGTCGCCCTCCCTCTACCCGCCCCCACCGCAGCCATACCCTCCCCTGTACCCCACAGGCCCCGGCCTCCTCCCGCCGCCAACGTTGGGTTACCACCCTCAGCCCATGTTCCACCCTGGGCCGCCGGGCGTCAACCCCCCCTGGGGAGCTCCCGGCGGCCAGCCCCCTCTACTTACCCTGCCCTCCTCCCTCAGTCAGCCCTCTCTCTCCAAAGAAGACTTCTACAGGCAGCGGCACCACCGACAAGACAA CATTACATCCAAACTTGACGAGTTCACAAAAGACTTCCACAAAGAGCTGATGAAGTACCGAAATGCACCAAAGAGGCAGAGACCTTCATATTCTAG ATCACGATCGTATAGCCGCTCTCCGATCAGCCGCTCTTACACGCGCTCTCGCTCCAGGTCCAGATCCAGATCGAGGTCTTACTCGTACACCCCGAGTCGATCTCGATCACGCTCACGCTCCCACGGGCGGCCGTATCCTCGTTCACCTTACTCACGACGTAATGGACGCAGCTATGGACGCTCTCGATCGAGGTCCCGCTCCCGCTCGAGGTCGTACGGGTACCGCCGCTCTGGTTCGCCGCCTTCATTCCGTGCTGCTGCTTGGGAGGGGGCGGAAGGGGCGCCGCCGTTCCGGTCCAGGTCTCACTCCCGCTCTCCTGGCGGTTTCCGGAACCGCAGCCCCGGTGGACGAAAGCCGCCACCTCGTGAATTACCACCTTATGACCTGAAGACTCTCAGCCCCGGTTCTCACGAACGCTGGGAACGGGATAGCTACCGGCAGTGGGAGCGTGAGTACAGAGAATGGTACAACAAGTATTACAAAGACTACGAGAACCAACACCAGGTGCTGTATCACCGGGGCCGCGGTAGCAGGGAGAGGGAACGAGAGCGGGAACGAGTATCCCCCCTGCACAGGGAGTACTCCCCCCAAGGCAGAGGGAGAAGAGGTAGGGATGAGAAAGTGCCACCGACTCACAATCCTCCATCATCCTCATCAACTAAGACAAATGCCAAGCTCCTGAAGACCAAGAAAGTCAAAAAGAGGAGAGCCGGGGAGGATGGAGAGCAATCGCATCATTCTGTAGACAGAGGTGACGCCACGCCTGTCAGAGATGAACCCATGGATGACATCCTGTCGCCAAACAAAACGCCCCCCATCTCCTCCAAGCCAGCATCCTCTACTTCCAGCTCCAAGGCTCCTGCCTCCAAAATCACCACGGCACCCGCAAAAGCCTCGGTCAAGTCCATGTCCAAGACTGACAAGGCCAAGAAGGAGAAGGGTCAGAAGGTAAAACCTAAAGCAAAGACTGATGCTTCCAAAGTCAAAAGCGACAAAGTCAAGAAGAAGACTGGTGAGTCTGTTGTGACCAAAAAGAAAGAGCCCTCTTCTGCTGTAGCTACTAAAACATCAAAAACCACCAAACCCAAACCCGAAGAATCCCACAACTCGATAGCGccaaaaaaggaaaagtctAAAGGCTGTTCTGTGAGGCCACCCCTCCTAAAGACACCCCCATTGTTCTCCCAAGGCCTACCTCTGCCGCATCCATCTCTCCACGAGAGCCTTCGGCCTGGCAATGACAACCGAGGGCGAAGAGACGCCCCGCATGGCGGCGGCCTCATCCCTCTGCCCCACCAACAAGTGCTCCCTTACCTCCACCGACCTCCTTTGCGGCTGGGTGAGGAGGGCCGCTCCTTACTCGGGTCCCCGCCTGGAAAACTCCGGAGACTGGATGGACCCGGGATTGGAATAGAGGTCTTCTCGCACCTGCACGACACTCATCAGTCGGCACTCCAGAGATTCTCGCACGCGCCTGACAGACCAGGTCTTCTTCCTGTCCTGGTGGGCCGAGAGATTCTCTGGGCGGACAAAGACAGAGGCGCTATCAGACCTCTCATGGATTTGCCG GTGAAGCCAGTGACCCAGAGAAGCATCCCTCTGAACAGAGAccttggaaaaaaagacaacccCACCTCAGACAGATCATCCTCGGACACTGATAAGACCACCGCAGACCGATTCGGTGCTGCCAACAACCCGGATGCGGACAGACCCGCCGGTAATTCTGAAGGTGTTGACGCAAAGGAACGGTCGTCTTCCTCTGACGGGGGGGTCTCCAGAGAAAAGGCTGGGGAGAAATCCTTGGTGTCTGACAAAGACGCTGACCGGAACTCGGGAGTAGACAGAGAGCGGGAAAGTAACTGGAGAATGGACAGAGAGCGGGAGAGAGGTTCAGATCGGGGGCGGGAAAAAGTCTTGCGCTCAGACAGAGACCGGGAAAAAGCTTTGGGATCAGACAGAGATCAGGAAAAAACTTCGGGGTCTGACAGAGATCGGGAAAGAACCACAGGATCTGACAGAGATCGGGAAAGGGGttcagacagagacagagatcGGGAAAAGACTTCGGATCGCGAAAGGGGTTCTGACAGAGAGCGGGCCAAAGGTTCTAACAGAGACCGAGAAAAGGGTTCAGACCGTGATCGCGCGAAAGCATCGAGTTCGGACCGAGATCGTGCAAAAGCttcagatagagagagagaaaaagccaCTACTTCTGACAGAGATCGAGAAAAAGCTTCAGGATCTGACAGAGACAGGACTGTGGTATCTGAGAAAGAGCGCGACAGAGCATCTGGATCAAGCTCAAAGAAGGTCTCGGCAGTGAAAGACGCTGATGTAGGCGAAAAGTTGCAGAAGACTGAGCATAAAAACGCCGGTAGTGCAGCCAGCAGATCTGTTTGCTTGGACAAAATGACCATCGCGGAGAAATTGGCCATCGGCAAGAAGCAGGGACACAACCAGGAGAAGCCGAGCAATTCCTCCaaggaggccatggagaaagcgGCAAAATCAGATCG TAGTGTTTCCAAGGAGAGAGCAGCGAAGACTGCATCCACCGGGAAGAAACCTGACCCCACTCCCAAAGAAG GGAAAGACGGGGAGACAAAAACGGCGAGGACCAAGCCCAAGATCAGTCGCAAGGTCTTATCCAGCCAACCTGCCAGCGCCGCCAG CAGACCCACCCAGGAGCCTAAACTAAATTCTggagaggaagaaaagaagaggGACTCTTCGGCAACTTTGAATCAGATGATTCAGTCTAGCCCCAAAAGCGCTGGGGAGGAGCTCCTCATTCAAGTGCCTCCTCGCTCCAAGTGGGAGCGGGAAGATgacgaagaggaggacgagCAGTTGGCTGCGGTGGTAGCGACTCCTCAAGAGATTCCCAAAGAGCCGTCACCTGTCCCCAAGAAGACTGAGGCAACGTGGATTGACAAGAAGGCTTTGGccaaggaggagaagaagagggTGCCCAAGGACGAGAGCAAGGCCAGCAAACCCACCAAAGTCAAGATTGTCCGAGACGAGAGGAAGGCGAGTAGAGGGGAAAGGGGATCCAAAGCAGAGGTAAGAGAAGGGAAGGAGCGAGGTTCACCCGGGAAGGAGGAGAAGAACGTTAGCTGCCCGGAGCCCAGGAGGCAGCGCCTGTGCTCGGATCTGGCCCGCGAGACGGACGAGGCCTCCTTTGTGCCCGACTACAGCGAGGGTGACGAGGCCTCAGACAGCAGCCCCACAGCCAGCCAGCGCTCCAACAGCAACCGCAGTGACTCGCCCTCCGCCGCCTCTGCCTCGACCGGCGCCGCCGCCACTGGtgacaggaagaagaaaaagaaacacaagaAGCACAAGAAACACAAGAAGCACAAGAAGCACAAAGTAGCGGAAAAGGAGGGTGGTGAGCATAAGGACCATAAGCAtaaacacaagaagaagaaacacaagAAGAGCAAAGACAAGGACACTGAGGAAGGCAAGGCTGAGGAGGAAGAGCCGCAGGGTGTAGCTGGTGCGCAGATCTCCAAACCTTGA